From the genome of Geothrix sp. 21YS21S-4, one region includes:
- a CDS encoding 5'-nucleotidase C-terminal domain-containing protein: MTSKFFSALFVSLLSLPLAAQGVKPAKAEVLPVTEAIPDDPEIGKVIAPLAAEIKASFDQPLVQAPDGLARGRRGEENLLGYWVADVMRRAAETAVGAPVAFAITNSGGLRANLRPGKLKVGDIFEVMPFENELVVVELTGAEVVQVVKEGLLRRGGEPSSGVKAKFEGPADKAVLTVTWEDGRPIDPAAVVKVATSDYLYGGGDTIPTLRKGRKPFTTGLTLRQLLLDRCAELDKAKQPLQAPAPGRYDVPAPIQDAIRDKTLQLR, encoded by the coding sequence GTGACGTCCAAATTCTTTAGCGCCCTGTTCGTCTCCCTCCTTTCCCTTCCGCTGGCGGCCCAGGGGGTGAAGCCCGCCAAGGCGGAGGTGCTTCCCGTCACCGAAGCCATTCCCGACGATCCCGAGATCGGAAAGGTCATCGCGCCGCTGGCGGCGGAGATCAAGGCCAGCTTCGACCAGCCCCTGGTCCAGGCGCCGGATGGCCTCGCCCGCGGGCGCCGCGGCGAGGAGAACCTGCTGGGCTACTGGGTGGCGGACGTGATGCGGCGCGCGGCGGAAACCGCGGTGGGGGCCCCGGTGGCCTTCGCCATCACCAATTCCGGCGGGCTCCGGGCCAACCTCCGACCGGGCAAGCTCAAGGTGGGCGACATCTTCGAGGTGATGCCCTTCGAGAACGAGCTGGTGGTGGTCGAGCTCACGGGCGCCGAGGTGGTCCAGGTGGTGAAGGAAGGCCTGCTGCGGCGCGGGGGCGAGCCCTCCTCCGGGGTCAAGGCGAAGTTCGAAGGCCCCGCCGACAAGGCGGTGCTGACAGTCACCTGGGAGGACGGGCGGCCCATCGATCCCGCCGCGGTGGTGAAGGTGGCCACCAGCGACTACCTGTACGGCGGGGGCGACACCATTCCCACCCTGCGGAAGGGGCGCAAGCCCTTCACCACCGGCCTCACCCTCCGGCAGCTCCTCCTGGACCGGTGCGCGGAGCTGGACAAGGCGAAGCAGCCGCTCCAGGCTCCCGCCCCGGGCCGCTACGACGTGCCGGCGCCCATCCAGGACGCCATCCGCGACAAGACCCTTCAGCTCCGGTAG
- a CDS encoding anthranilate synthase component I family protein: MFLLRHPLPADLLTPLGAYLALRPAGASLLLESCDQGERVGRHSFVLLEGAGECRLEPPARGWVETLRSLAEVAVLDARHDPLAPLPALRNPLPVGVGCAGYLGFESVGALEPSLSLPTRDSLGLPGLWVKRFGAALVFDHLHQVAELQALAADPEEGFARLRELADRLRAGVGDPPAASPADPRAQALSTRAAFEGAVVQAQARILDGDVYQLVPSQRFRVDNPPPPLAAYRRLRRLNPSPYGFLLEWDGFALVGASPEMLVRVQDGEAETLPIAGTVRRGADVEEDAARFEALKRDPKELAEHQMLVDLARNDLGRVAVPGGVRVEKPLALQRTSHVLHLTTTVKARLRPGVDALDVLAAAFPAGTVSGAPKLRACQRIAELEGEVRGPYGGVLLRWGADGALDTALILRTAVYAGGAAYLQAGAGVVRASRPDAEYFETLHKLGAVAEALGVRLEGSAE; this comes from the coding sequence ATGTTCCTGCTCCGCCACCCGCTTCCCGCGGACCTGCTCACCCCCTTAGGGGCCTATCTGGCCCTGCGGCCCGCGGGCGCCAGCCTCCTGCTGGAGTCCTGCGACCAGGGCGAGCGGGTGGGACGGCACAGCTTCGTCCTGCTGGAAGGGGCCGGAGAATGCCGCCTGGAGCCGCCCGCCCGGGGTTGGGTCGAAACGCTGCGGTCCCTGGCGGAGGTGGCGGTCCTGGACGCGCGCCACGATCCCCTCGCTCCGCTGCCCGCGCTCCGGAACCCGCTGCCCGTGGGCGTGGGCTGCGCCGGCTACCTGGGCTTCGAATCCGTCGGCGCCCTGGAACCCTCCCTCTCCCTGCCCACTCGCGACAGCCTGGGCCTTCCCGGCCTGTGGGTGAAGCGCTTCGGCGCGGCGCTGGTCTTCGACCACCTCCATCAGGTGGCGGAATTGCAGGCGCTGGCCGCTGATCCGGAGGAGGGCTTCGCCCGGCTGAGAGAGCTTGCGGACCGGCTGCGGGCGGGCGTGGGAGACCCCCCGGCCGCCTCCCCCGCCGATCCCCGGGCCCAGGCGCTGAGCACCCGGGCGGCCTTCGAAGGCGCTGTGGTCCAGGCCCAGGCGCGGATTCTGGACGGGGATGTCTACCAGCTCGTGCCGAGCCAGCGGTTCCGCGTGGACAATCCGCCGCCGCCCCTGGCCGCCTACCGGCGCCTCCGGCGCCTCAACCCCAGCCCCTACGGGTTCCTGCTGGAATGGGACGGCTTTGCCCTGGTGGGCGCGTCGCCGGAGATGCTGGTGCGGGTGCAGGACGGCGAAGCCGAGACCCTGCCCATCGCGGGCACCGTCCGCCGGGGCGCTGACGTGGAAGAGGACGCCGCCCGGTTCGAGGCCCTGAAGCGGGATCCCAAGGAACTGGCCGAGCACCAGATGCTGGTGGACCTCGCCCGCAACGATCTGGGGCGCGTGGCAGTTCCGGGCGGCGTGCGGGTGGAGAAGCCCCTGGCGCTCCAGCGGACCAGCCACGTCCTGCACCTCACCACCACGGTGAAGGCGCGGCTGCGGCCCGGGGTGGATGCCCTGGATGTGCTGGCGGCGGCCTTCCCGGCGGGAACCGTGAGCGGCGCCCCCAAGCTGCGCGCCTGCCAGCGCATCGCCGAGTTGGAAGGGGAGGTGCGCGGTCCCTACGGCGGCGTGCTCCTGCGGTGGGGGGCGGACGGCGCCCTGGACACGGCCCTCATCCTGCGGACGGCGGTCTACGCGGGCGGCGCGGCCTACCTCCAGGCCGGCGCCGGCGTGGTGCGCGCCTCCCGGCCGGACGCGGAGTACTTCGAGACCCTGCACAAGCTCGGCGCCGTGGCCGAAGCCCTGGGCGTGCGGCTGGAAGGGAGCGCGGAATGA
- a CDS encoding aminodeoxychorismate/anthranilate synthase component II, with product MILLIDALDSFTYNLVQAFETLGAAVRVVRHDAIDLDGAQALAPDAVVLSPGPGHPTESPAHMALAGSDWRVPLLGVCLGHQALAAAGGGRVTRALEPLHGEATPLDHDGTGLFQGLPPGFPVGRYHSLIADPATLPACWRVTGRSPGGEIMAMAHRTLPRWGVQFHPESILTPDGPAILANFLRLAREAR from the coding sequence ATGATCCTCCTGATCGACGCCCTGGATTCCTTCACCTACAACCTCGTGCAGGCCTTCGAAACGCTGGGCGCCGCCGTGCGCGTTGTCCGCCACGACGCCATCGATCTGGACGGCGCGCAGGCTCTGGCGCCCGACGCGGTGGTGCTGTCCCCCGGGCCTGGCCATCCCACGGAAAGTCCCGCCCACATGGCCCTGGCAGGCTCCGATTGGAGGGTTCCCCTCCTGGGCGTGTGCCTGGGCCACCAGGCGCTGGCGGCCGCCGGCGGCGGCCGGGTGACGCGCGCGCTGGAGCCGCTGCACGGCGAGGCCACGCCCCTGGACCACGACGGGACGGGCCTGTTCCAGGGGCTGCCCCCGGGCTTTCCCGTGGGCCGCTACCACAGCCTCATCGCCGATCCGGCGACCCTGCCGGCCTGCTGGCGGGTGACGGGGCGCAGTCCCGGCGGCGAAATCATGGCCATGGCCCACCGGACCCTGCCGCGCTGGGGGGTGCAGTTCCACCCCGAGAGCATCCTCACGCCGGACGGCCCGGCCATCCTCGCCAACTTCCTCCGACTGGCCCGGGAGGCCCGATGA
- the trpD gene encoding anthranilate phosphoribosyltransferase, with amino-acid sequence MTLLTTHNPIRPLPEATAAELMRIFVDQDTDALLVGACLALLAQRVPEAHELAAFAGTLAEAAVPFPAVPEGTLDTCGTGGDGASTANLSTLAALLLPRLGVPVVKHGNRAATSVCGSADLLEALGYDLARAGVDLAGDLEARRFAFLFAPAYHPLLGRLREIRRRLGIPTIFNLLGPLLNPAQPPLQLLGVAREELLAPMAGALARRGTLRRAFVVHGKDAEGKGLDEASIEGPTVVLTVTDGRVEGSQVLVPRELGLTPPPRHALRVADRAEALAVARGLAAGADHPDFRPAVADAVALQAGLGLLLHRDLRLEALPAAFGEARGALDHGFAWPFPPSEARP; translated from the coding sequence ATGACCCTGCTCACCACCCACAACCCGATCCGCCCGCTGCCCGAAGCCACGGCCGCGGAGCTCATGCGGATCTTCGTGGACCAGGACACGGACGCCCTGCTGGTGGGCGCCTGCCTGGCCCTCCTGGCCCAGCGGGTGCCCGAGGCCCACGAGCTGGCGGCCTTCGCGGGGACCCTGGCCGAGGCGGCGGTGCCGTTCCCGGCGGTTCCAGAAGGGACCCTGGACACCTGCGGAACCGGCGGCGACGGCGCCTCCACCGCCAACCTCAGCACCCTGGCGGCCCTCCTCCTGCCCCGGCTGGGCGTCCCCGTGGTCAAGCACGGCAACCGGGCGGCCACCAGCGTCTGCGGGAGCGCCGACCTCCTGGAGGCCCTGGGCTACGACCTGGCCCGCGCCGGCGTGGACCTGGCCGGGGACCTGGAGGCCCGCCGCTTCGCCTTCCTGTTCGCGCCCGCCTACCATCCGCTGCTGGGCCGCCTCCGGGAGATCCGCCGCCGCCTCGGGATCCCCACCATCTTCAACCTGCTGGGGCCGCTGCTCAACCCGGCCCAGCCGCCCCTCCAGCTCCTGGGCGTGGCGCGGGAGGAGCTGCTGGCGCCCATGGCCGGAGCCCTGGCCCGGCGCGGAACCCTGCGGCGGGCCTTCGTCGTCCACGGCAAGGACGCGGAAGGGAAGGGCCTGGACGAGGCCTCCATCGAAGGTCCCACCGTCGTCCTGACCGTCACGGACGGGCGGGTGGAAGGTTCTCAGGTGCTGGTGCCCCGAGAACTGGGGCTAACGCCTCCCCCGCGCCACGCCCTGCGGGTGGCGGACCGCGCCGAGGCCCTGGCGGTGGCCCGGGGCCTGGCCGCCGGCGCCGACCATCCGGATTTCCGCCCCGCCGTCGCCGACGCGGTCGCTCTCCAGGCCGGGCTGGGACTCCTCCTCCATCGGGACCTCCGGCTGGAAGCGCTGCCCGCAGCCTTCGGGGAAGCCCGCGGCGCCCTGGACCACGGTTTCGCCTGGCCCTTTCCCCCCTCGGAGGCGCGGCCATGA
- the trpB gene encoding tryptophan synthase subunit beta yields MTTAFHLPSRFGAPGLGGCYAPETLMQPLLDLEAAFRAAVEDLAFQRDLKEELRHFVGRPTPLTPAPRLAARLGLKGVFLKREDLAHTGAHKINNALAQALLARRMGKGEIIAETGAGQHGVATAAACARLGLTCTVYMGVADMARQAPNVARMRLFGARVEPVAAGQGTLKEAVNEALRAWAGRCDRAHYILGSALGPHPFPTLVRSFQTVIGEEARAQVLDQAGALPDVVLACAGGGSNGLGLLVPFLGDALERVAVEAGGHGKALGEHAARLEGGRLGVLHGCKTLLLQDGHGHTAETASISAGLDYPALGPELAALALDGKVAVRRASDDEALAGARLLCETEGILPALESSHALAVLPALAAAGAATVLLGLSGRGDKDLSTYQSRLGI; encoded by the coding sequence ATGACGACCGCCTTTCATTTGCCCTCGCGATTTGGTGCCCCGGGCCTGGGCGGCTGCTACGCGCCGGAGACGCTCATGCAGCCGCTCCTGGATCTGGAGGCGGCCTTCCGGGCCGCGGTGGAGGATCTCGCCTTCCAGCGCGACCTGAAGGAGGAGCTGCGCCATTTCGTGGGCCGGCCGACGCCCCTGACGCCCGCGCCCCGGCTGGCCGCGCGGCTGGGGCTGAAGGGCGTCTTCCTCAAGCGGGAGGACCTCGCCCACACCGGCGCCCACAAGATCAACAACGCCCTGGCCCAGGCCCTGCTGGCGAGGCGGATGGGCAAGGGGGAGATCATCGCCGAGACCGGGGCGGGCCAGCACGGCGTGGCCACCGCCGCCGCCTGCGCGCGGCTGGGGCTGACCTGCACCGTCTACATGGGCGTCGCCGACATGGCCCGCCAGGCGCCGAACGTGGCCCGGATGCGGCTCTTCGGAGCTCGGGTCGAGCCCGTGGCGGCGGGGCAGGGCACCCTCAAGGAGGCCGTGAACGAAGCGCTGCGGGCCTGGGCAGGCCGCTGCGACCGGGCCCACTACATCCTGGGCTCGGCCCTGGGTCCCCATCCTTTTCCCACGCTGGTGCGGAGCTTCCAGACGGTCATCGGCGAGGAGGCCCGGGCGCAGGTTCTGGACCAGGCCGGCGCGCTGCCGGACGTCGTCCTGGCCTGCGCGGGCGGCGGCAGCAACGGCCTGGGCCTGCTGGTTCCCTTTCTGGGGGATGCCCTGGAGCGGGTCGCCGTCGAAGCCGGCGGCCACGGCAAGGCCCTCGGGGAACACGCCGCGCGGCTGGAGGGTGGAAGGTTGGGCGTGCTGCACGGATGCAAGACCCTTCTGCTCCAGGACGGCCACGGCCATACGGCGGAGACCGCCAGCATCAGCGCGGGGCTGGACTATCCCGCCCTCGGCCCCGAACTGGCGGCCCTCGCGCTGGACGGGAAGGTGGCGGTGCGCCGGGCCTCCGACGACGAGGCCCTGGCCGGAGCGCGGCTGCTGTGCGAAACCGAAGGCATCCTCCCCGCCCTGGAGAGCAGCCACGCCCTGGCCGTTCTCCCCGCCCTCGCCGCCGCAGGGGCGGCCACGGTCCTCCTGGGCCTCAGCGGCCGCGGGGACAAGGACCTGTCCACCTACCAGTCGCGGCTGGGGATCTAG
- the trpA gene encoding tryptophan synthase subunit alpha, whose protein sequence is MNRLLPFLMAGDPSLEALPGLLSQAKSLGLEALELGLPHSDPIADGPVLQAAAHRAIGSGATPRRVLEALAGIRDSPDLILFTYLNPLLQIGAGPLKNLLASTPVKALLVVDLPFGEEPGFEAELRDAGYPFVPLLAPTTSQARAERLLAERPDPGAGAPFAQRFAYVVARLGVTGTATNIDLAPVAGRVAALRALSDRPLAVGFGLSDAASLAEVRSLGATPIVGSALVRALDEGRTLKESLLPLLG, encoded by the coding sequence ATGAATCGCCTCCTTCCCTTCCTGATGGCCGGCGACCCAAGCCTGGAGGCGCTGCCCGGCCTGCTTTCCCAGGCCAAGTCCTTGGGCCTCGAAGCCCTCGAATTGGGCCTCCCGCACTCGGATCCCATCGCGGACGGCCCCGTCCTCCAGGCTGCGGCGCATCGGGCGATCGGGAGCGGCGCCACGCCCCGGCGCGTCCTGGAAGCGCTCGCGGGGATCCGCGACAGCCCTGATCTCATCCTCTTCACCTACCTGAACCCGCTGCTCCAGATCGGCGCCGGGCCACTGAAGAACCTCCTGGCGTCCACCCCGGTGAAGGCGCTGCTGGTGGTGGATCTCCCCTTCGGGGAGGAACCCGGATTCGAGGCGGAGCTGCGCGATGCGGGCTACCCCTTCGTTCCGCTGCTGGCGCCGACGACTTCCCAGGCCCGGGCGGAGCGCCTGCTCGCAGAGCGTCCGGATCCCGGCGCGGGAGCCCCCTTCGCCCAGCGTTTCGCCTACGTGGTGGCGCGCCTCGGCGTCACCGGGACCGCGACGAACATCGACCTGGCGCCCGTCGCGGGCCGAGTGGCCGCCCTGCGCGCCCTGTCGGATCGCCCGCTGGCCGTGGGTTTCGGCCTGTCCGATGCGGCGAGCCTGGCGGAGGTCAGGTCGCTGGGCGCGACGCCGATCGTAGGATCGGCGCTGGTTCGCGCGTTGGACGAGGGTCGTACATTGAAGGAGTCCCTGCTCCCCCTGCTGGGTTGA
- a CDS encoding OmpP1/FadL family transporter — protein sequence MTHRSRLTLTALTLIAAGAFAPVAQASGFQLREQSPSAQGNAFAGISAGGNDISALFFNPAVMTQYDGLQFSVGGTYIGLSAKFSEGSANRTPALAGLGFNVAPATGASLSPISGPASHGNAAISAVLPEFNIMYSVSKDLKVGLSVNVPFGLTTEYDANWIGRYHALKSDLMTIDIAPSLAYRVNDQFSFGVAFVARRADAELTNGVDYGTALALKVGQGLAAAGLSPVAPSPTQNSPVANVAMGAPNATLGTPGYAIPGAWDGKAGLKGDGWGYGWKAGATWQPNADFRLGVAYSAAMTMTLKGDASFEFPSNIPPTDLAALNAAGLHNGRGEADLALPATASIGVDWKVTPTFSLQGEVAQSTWSRFKELRVKFNTGAPDSITDENWKDTWFYSLGGTWKVNQTWTLRAGVAFDQGAVDETHRTPRIPDNDRKWVSVGASYTLSKRTAFDVGFTHIFVSDGRVNLSAAGDNTTRGSLSGMMKAEINILGFQVRHSF from the coding sequence ATGACCCACCGCTCACGCCTCACCCTCACGGCCCTGACCCTCATCGCCGCTGGCGCCTTCGCCCCCGTGGCTCAGGCCTCCGGCTTCCAGCTTCGCGAGCAGAGCCCGAGCGCCCAGGGCAATGCTTTCGCGGGCATCAGCGCGGGAGGCAACGACATCAGCGCGCTGTTCTTCAACCCCGCGGTGATGACCCAGTACGACGGCCTCCAGTTCTCGGTGGGCGGCACGTACATCGGCCTCAGCGCCAAGTTCTCGGAGGGCTCCGCCAACCGCACGCCGGCCCTGGCGGGTCTCGGGTTCAACGTGGCTCCGGCCACCGGCGCCAGCCTGAGCCCCATCTCCGGCCCCGCCTCGCACGGGAACGCAGCCATCTCCGCCGTCCTGCCCGAATTCAACATCATGTACAGCGTCAGCAAGGACCTGAAGGTCGGCCTGTCCGTGAACGTGCCCTTTGGGCTTACCACTGAATACGACGCCAACTGGATCGGCCGCTACCACGCCCTCAAGTCCGACCTGATGACCATCGACATCGCCCCCAGCCTGGCCTACCGCGTGAACGACCAGTTCTCCTTCGGCGTGGCCTTCGTGGCCCGCCGGGCCGACGCCGAGCTGACCAATGGCGTGGACTACGGGACGGCGCTGGCCCTGAAGGTGGGGCAGGGCCTGGCGGCAGCCGGCCTCTCCCCGGTCGCCCCCTCGCCCACCCAGAACAGCCCCGTGGCCAATGTCGCCATGGGGGCACCCAACGCCACCCTCGGCACCCCCGGGTACGCCATTCCCGGCGCCTGGGACGGAAAGGCGGGCCTGAAGGGCGACGGCTGGGGCTACGGCTGGAAGGCCGGCGCCACCTGGCAGCCCAACGCCGACTTCCGCCTGGGTGTCGCGTACAGCGCCGCAATGACCATGACCCTGAAGGGCGACGCCTCCTTCGAGTTTCCCTCGAACATTCCCCCCACGGACCTGGCTGCCCTGAACGCTGCGGGCCTCCACAACGGCCGGGGCGAGGCCGACCTGGCGCTTCCCGCCACGGCCTCCATCGGCGTCGACTGGAAGGTCACGCCCACCTTCTCGCTTCAGGGCGAGGTGGCCCAGAGCACCTGGTCCCGGTTCAAGGAACTGCGCGTGAAGTTCAATACGGGCGCGCCGGATTCCATCACCGACGAGAACTGGAAGGACACCTGGTTCTACTCCCTGGGCGGCACCTGGAAGGTGAACCAGACCTGGACGCTCCGTGCCGGCGTGGCCTTCGACCAGGGCGCCGTGGATGAGACCCACCGCACGCCCCGCATCCCCGACAACGACCGCAAGTGGGTCTCCGTGGGCGCCAGCTATACGCTCTCCAAGCGGACCGCCTTCGACGTGGGCTTCACGCACATCTTCGTGAGCGACGGCCGGGTCAACCTCTCCGCGGCGGGGGACAACACCACCCGCGGCAGCCTGAGCGGCATGATGAAGGCCGAGATCAACATCCTGGGCTTCCAGGTGCGCCACAGCTTCTGA
- a CDS encoding thiolase family protein: MSQAVILKSLRSPIGKFMGGLAPLTAPELAAQVAKALLAAVPGAAPTEAIFGNVVSAGVGQAPARQAALRSGLPASVSALTVNKVCGSGLKAIQLAANAVRLGDHDVVLAGGMESMSNAPYLLPKLRAGARMGHTEAKDAMILDGLWCAMTDQHMGNTGELVAAKYGVGREAQDAWAAESHRKAVEAMRAGAFQAEIVPIAVPGKKGDVTVSEDEGPRPDSTPESLSKLRPAFKKDGTVTAGNAPSVNDGAAAALVTTEDYAKAHGLPIQARILGTATAGLDPEWVLMAPVEAIRTLLAKVGWTADSVDLWEINEAFAVQLVATLQELNLPAGRVNVHGGAVALGHPIGASGARVMATLLHALERHGKQRGVAALCLGGGNAIAMAVERV, from the coding sequence ATGTCCCAGGCCGTGATCCTGAAATCCCTGCGCAGCCCCATCGGCAAGTTCATGGGCGGCCTCGCCCCGCTGACGGCGCCGGAGCTGGCGGCCCAGGTGGCGAAGGCCCTGTTGGCGGCCGTGCCGGGCGCCGCGCCCACGGAGGCCATCTTCGGGAATGTGGTCAGCGCGGGCGTGGGCCAGGCTCCGGCCCGCCAGGCGGCCCTCCGCAGCGGGCTTCCCGCCAGCGTGTCGGCTCTCACGGTGAACAAGGTCTGCGGCAGCGGGCTGAAGGCCATCCAACTGGCGGCCAACGCCGTGCGGCTGGGCGATCACGACGTGGTGCTGGCCGGCGGGATGGAATCCATGTCCAATGCGCCCTACCTCCTGCCCAAGCTGCGCGCGGGCGCCCGCATGGGCCATACGGAGGCCAAGGACGCGATGATCCTCGACGGCCTGTGGTGCGCCATGACGGACCAGCACATGGGGAACACCGGCGAGCTGGTGGCCGCCAAGTACGGCGTGGGCCGCGAGGCTCAGGACGCCTGGGCCGCCGAAAGCCACCGCAAAGCCGTGGAAGCCATGCGCGCCGGCGCGTTCCAGGCCGAGATCGTGCCCATTGCCGTGCCCGGGAAGAAGGGCGATGTGACGGTATCCGAAGACGAAGGCCCGCGGCCGGATTCCACGCCGGAATCCCTGTCGAAGCTGCGCCCCGCCTTCAAGAAGGATGGCACCGTGACCGCGGGGAACGCCCCCAGCGTCAACGACGGCGCGGCGGCGGCCCTGGTGACGACCGAGGATTACGCCAAGGCCCACGGACTGCCGATCCAGGCGCGGATCCTGGGCACCGCCACCGCCGGGCTCGACCCGGAGTGGGTGCTGATGGCGCCCGTGGAGGCCATCCGCACGCTGCTGGCCAAGGTCGGCTGGACCGCGGACAGCGTGGACCTGTGGGAGATCAACGAGGCCTTCGCGGTGCAGCTGGTCGCCACCCTCCAGGAGCTGAACCTGCCCGCGGGCCGGGTGAACGTCCACGGCGGAGCGGTGGCGCTGGGTCATCCCATCGGCGCGAGCGGCGCCCGGGTGATGGCGACCCTCCTCCACGCCCTGGAGCGCCACGGCAAGCAGCGCGGCGTGGCCGCCCTGTGCCTCGGCGGCGGAAACGCCATCGCCATGGCGGTGGAGCGGGTCTAG